The Candidatus Omnitrophota bacterium genome window below encodes:
- the tsaB gene encoding tRNA (adenosine(37)-N6)-threonylcarbamoyltransferase complex dimerization subunit type 1 TsaB — protein MMKILGIDTTTKILCLGVYIDGRLYEYNLEVGRHLSELLVPTILRVVTAVGLKIADIDYFACGLGPGSFTGMRIGLATIKGLSIVRNKPVIGVSSLDILAKNTDSTERLIVTALDARRNFIYCSSYKYEKGCLKRKSGYLLLGLDEFLKKFDNKPIVLGDAISLYGDKISTRIKGAILLDKDYWPLKAHNLMELALMKIQAKQFTSALNVKPIYLYPKECQIKKK, from the coding sequence ATGATGAAGATACTGGGTATTGATACTACTACTAAAATTCTCTGCCTTGGGGTTTATATAGACGGAAGGCTTTACGAATATAATCTCGAAGTAGGAAGGCACCTTTCAGAGTTATTGGTTCCGACTATCCTAAGAGTAGTAACGGCAGTAGGATTAAAAATTGCGGATATCGATTATTTTGCCTGCGGTCTTGGCCCGGGGTCTTTTACCGGCATGCGCATAGGGTTGGCTACGATAAAAGGATTAAGCATTGTAAGGAATAAACCGGTTATCGGGGTATCCTCGTTGGATATTTTGGCTAAGAACACAGACTCGACAGAGCGCTTAATTGTTACTGCTCTTGATGCCAGGCGCAACTTTATTTATTGCAGTTCTTATAAATATGAAAAGGGTTGCCTTAAACGTAAAAGTGGATATTTACTTTTAGGCCTGGATGAATTTCTAAAAAAATTTGACAATAAGCCAATAGTTTTAGGAGACGCCATATCTTTGTATGGCGATAAAATATCAACTCGTATAAAAGGCGCAATTCTTCTGGATAAGGATTATTGGCCCCTTAAGGCGCATAATCTTATGGAACTTGCCCTTATGAAAATTCAAGCCAAGCAATTTACTTCGGCTCTCAATGTAAAACCAATTTATTTATACCCAAAAGAATGTCAAATAAAGAAAAAATAG
- the alr gene encoding alanine racemase — protein MSNKEKIGYRPTWAEVNLNNLEHNFKEVKSCLGLQTKILVTVKADSYGHGLIAVSKRLSDCNVDYLGVASIDEGIKLRKAGIKTPILLLGLILKKDIQPLFTYQLTPTVCDKELASAINSKAAKLKEKKALHIKVDTGMGRIGVLHDEAFCLVRQVHKLKNIIIEGVFTHFAFADINREFTDYQISLFNKLIIDLKKSGIVIPLVHAANSIGLIDYKHSHFTMVRPGLVIYGLHPKGGLSIKLKPVLSLKTRIIFIKKLKKGNSISYAGTYITNRTSNIVTLPIGYGDGYPRNLSNLAPLLISGKRFHIAGRICMDQVMVDVGNFKPKIGDEVVLIGRQGKQKVTAEELADLSGTISYEIVCGLGSRIPRIYK, from the coding sequence ATGTCAAATAAAGAAAAAATAGGTTATCGGCCCACTTGGGCAGAGGTAAACCTTAATAATTTAGAGCATAATTTTAAAGAGGTTAAATCTTGCCTTGGTCTCCAGACAAAAATCCTGGTTACCGTAAAAGCTGATTCCTATGGCCACGGATTAATTGCTGTATCAAAAAGATTATCTGATTGTAATGTAGATTACTTAGGAGTTGCCTCGATTGATGAAGGGATTAAATTAAGAAAGGCCGGTATAAAGACGCCGATCTTACTTCTTGGCCTGATCCTGAAAAAAGATATCCAGCCGCTTTTTACCTATCAGCTTACTCCGACTGTTTGTGATAAAGAACTGGCATCTGCTATAAACAGCAAAGCCGCTAAGCTAAAAGAAAAAAAAGCGTTGCATATCAAAGTAGACACCGGAATGGGTAGAATTGGAGTCTTACATGATGAGGCGTTTTGTTTAGTAAGGCAGGTGCATAAGCTTAAAAATATTATCATTGAAGGCGTCTTTACGCATTTTGCCTTCGCGGATATTAACCGTGAATTTACAGATTACCAAATCAGTTTATTTAATAAGTTGATCATTGATTTAAAGAAAAGCGGTATAGTTATTCCGCTGGTGCATGCCGCCAATAGTATCGGGTTAATTGATTATAAACATAGTCACTTTACGATGGTTAGGCCGGGGTTAGTAATTTACGGGTTACATCCAAAGGGTGGCTTGAGTATAAAATTAAAACCGGTCTTGAGTTTAAAGACGCGTATCATTTTTATTAAGAAGCTCAAAAAAGGAAACAGTATAAGCTATGCAGGTACTTATATAACTAATCGCACAAGCAATATTGTTACTTTACCTATTGGTTATGGTGATGGATATCCTCGCAATCTTTCTAATTTAGCTCCGCTTTTGATTTCAGGAAAGCGATTTCATATCGCAGGCCGGATTTGTATGGACCAGGTTATGGTTGATGTGGGAAATTTTAAACCGAAAATCGGAGATGAAGTGGTTCTAATCGGCAGGCAGGGTAAGCAAAAAGTTACCGCTGAGGAGCTTGCGGATTTATCCGGTACGATTTCCTACGAGATTGTCTGTGGCTTAGGCAGCCGCATTCCTAGGATTTATAAATAA
- a CDS encoding LptF/LptG family permease, translating to MKILRNYILREFVGPLLLCLGVLTFVMVLIGNLKRIADLVINKGVDLFSVIQIFIYLTPYIVTYTLPISILVAILLALGRLSGDNEVIAIRASGVNLFKLILPLLAIGLALSLALAVFNDQAASYAHFAYRRVLQEMGIKNPTAAFEEGVFIDSFQKYILFIYHVDQKKNRLNNIRIYEPQGDDKPTRTIVAKAGEFITIPGKNIIKLKLIDGTSDEPDPENPTNFYKLNFRTYFMNLDMAQMQDKVVDKKYKEMTIKELKREAKKLKSEGISPAPLITKIHEKLALAFTCLVFMLLGSSLGIITRRREKSINIGIAVLVIVCYYPLYIGLVALAMEGILPAALACWLPNIIFTAVAGYLTYKLCAS from the coding sequence ATGAAAATATTGCGTAATTACATCTTAAGGGAATTTGTTGGGCCGCTTCTCTTATGCCTTGGAGTATTGACATTCGTTATGGTATTAATCGGTAACTTAAAACGTATTGCCGACTTAGTCATTAATAAAGGTGTCGATTTATTTAGTGTTATACAAATTTTTATCTATCTTACCCCCTACATCGTCACCTATACCTTACCCATATCAATACTGGTAGCGATATTGCTTGCTTTGGGCAGGTTATCCGGAGATAACGAAGTAATTGCTATCCGCGCCAGCGGCGTAAACCTGTTTAAATTAATTCTGCCTTTATTGGCCATCGGCCTAGCCTTAAGTTTAGCTCTGGCAGTTTTTAATGACCAGGCTGCCTCATATGCGCATTTTGCTTACCGCAGGGTTCTACAAGAAATGGGGATAAAAAATCCCACCGCAGCTTTTGAGGAAGGCGTATTTATCGATTCCTTTCAAAAATATATTCTTTTTATCTATCATGTGGATCAAAAGAAAAACCGCCTAAATAATATCCGCATCTATGAACCTCAAGGAGATGATAAGCCTACACGCACGATTGTCGCCAAGGCAGGAGAATTTATTACCATACCCGGAAAGAATATCATTAAATTGAAACTTATCGACGGTACAAGCGATGAGCCCGATCCGGAAAACCCTACTAACTTTTATAAACTTAATTTCCGCACTTACTTTATGAACCTGGATATGGCACAAATGCAGGATAAGGTCGTAGATAAAAAATACAAAGAGATGACAATTAAAGAATTAAAAAGAGAGGCAAAAAAATTAAAAAGCGAGGGAATCAGCCCGGCTCCACTAATCACTAAAATCCACGAAAAATTAGCCCTTGCATTCACTTGCTTAGTATTTATGCTCCTGGGGTCTTCACTGGGAATTATTACGCGCAGGCGCGAAAAATCTATTAACATCGGAATCGCTGTATTAGTTATTGTCTGCTACTATCCTTTGTATATTGGCCTAGTGGCGCTGGCAATGGAGGGAATTCTTCCTGCGGCCCTTGCCTGCTGGCTTCCAAATATTATCTTTACTGCCGTAGCAGGATACTTGACCTATAAACTATGCGCATCTTAG
- a CDS encoding LptF/LptG family permease, protein MRILDRYILKSIVSIFISCIFVFLFLYVVIDLLTNLDEIIKHQTTLLLLIRYYFSYLPIMFVQVSPFACLLSTVYTFGKLNHNNEIIAMRSSGLGIFDIARNALIFGLLISFAVFWVSDRFVPSSLAENQKIKAQIDEGSLKSKLQKSDEIVNLSMYGLRNRLFFISKFSPSKKTMEGITILEHDQNQNLTSKIIASKGAYRDGLWRFFQTITYSFDQNGQVIDEPLYMEEEIMAIPETPEDMASLRQKPEQMNIRQMQNYIWRLSKSGATGVIRNLKVDLYQRFTSPFTSIIIILLGIPFSLLMHKRATGMSAIGISISVGFLYYVLDAICLAIGKSGLLMPFLAASLSHIIVLSTSLYLIARLP, encoded by the coding sequence ATGCGCATCTTAGACCGCTACATTTTAAAATCGATTGTCTCTATATTTATTTCCTGTATCTTTGTTTTCCTATTCCTTTATGTTGTCATCGACCTGCTTACAAACCTGGATGAAATAATAAAACACCAAACCACACTTTTACTCTTAATACGCTACTATTTTTCATATTTACCGATAATGTTTGTGCAGGTCTCTCCTTTTGCCTGCCTCTTAAGCACAGTTTACACATTCGGAAAACTCAATCACAATAATGAAATTATTGCCATGCGTTCAAGTGGGCTAGGTATATTTGATATCGCCAGAAATGCTCTGATTTTTGGCCTACTTATTAGCTTTGCGGTATTTTGGGTAAGCGACAGGTTTGTTCCCTCCTCTTTAGCTGAGAACCAGAAAATTAAAGCCCAAATTGATGAAGGCTCGCTAAAAAGTAAACTACAAAAGTCTGACGAAATTGTAAACCTTTCCATGTACGGCCTAAGGAATAGATTATTTTTTATCAGTAAATTTTCACCCAGTAAAAAAACTATGGAAGGAATCACTATTTTAGAACATGATCAAAACCAAAACTTAACCAGTAAGATCATCGCTTCAAAAGGAGCGTATCGGGACGGATTATGGAGGTTTTTTCAGACTATTACATATAGTTTTGACCAAAATGGACAGGTAATCGATGAGCCGCTTTATATGGAAGAAGAAATTATGGCCATACCAGAAACCCCGGAGGACATGGCATCGTTAAGACAAAAACCGGAACAAATGAACATACGCCAGATGCAAAATTATATCTGGAGGCTTTCTAAAAGCGGAGCAACCGGAGTAATCCGAAACTTAAAAGTAGACCTTTACCAACGTTTTACTTCTCCGTTTACAAGTATAATAATTATCCTCTTAGGAATTCCTTTTTCTCTCTTGATGCATAAACGTGCCACGGGAATGTCGGCTATCGGAATATCAATTAGCGTAGGATTCCTCTATTACGTCTTAGACGCCATATGCCTGGCGATTGGAAAATCCGGGTTACTTATGCCATTTCTAGCTGCATCACTAAGCCACATAATCGTTTTATCCACCAGCCTCTATCTTATAGCAAGATTACCATAA